One window of the Mycobacterium xenopi genome contains the following:
- a CDS encoding alpha/beta fold hydrolase, whose protein sequence is MPALEINGGNVVYEILGESGDLIVLTPGGRFSKNVPGLRPLAEALVDGGYRVLLWDRPNCGASDVQFYGQSESHMRAETLHGLLTKLGFGPCIIAGGSGGARDSMLTAMLYPELVTKLVVWNIVGGVYGTFVLGSYYVIPSILAVRGGGIEALLKVPEWRERIEDNPNNKQRILDLDRDQFLKVMLRWLNAFVPKPGQTIPGVDDEMFDRITVPTLIIRGGENDWDHPKRTSLEVSCLIKGSKLIDPPWPEDAWERAAEERATGKVKHFNMFDTWVQAAPAILEFLAK, encoded by the coding sequence GTGCCTGCTCTCGAGATCAATGGCGGTAACGTCGTATACGAAATCCTAGGTGAATCGGGCGATCTGATCGTTTTGACGCCTGGCGGCCGATTTAGCAAAAACGTGCCCGGCCTGCGGCCGTTGGCCGAGGCTCTGGTCGACGGCGGCTACCGGGTATTGCTGTGGGACCGGCCGAACTGCGGTGCTTCCGATGTCCAGTTCTACGGCCAAAGCGAGTCGCATATGCGTGCCGAAACGCTGCACGGCCTGCTCACCAAACTCGGCTTCGGGCCGTGCATCATCGCCGGTGGTTCGGGTGGCGCGCGCGATTCCATGCTGACCGCGATGCTCTACCCGGAGCTCGTCACGAAGCTCGTGGTATGGAACATCGTCGGCGGGGTGTACGGGACGTTCGTGCTGGGCTCCTACTACGTGATCCCGAGCATCCTCGCGGTCCGCGGCGGCGGAATCGAAGCGCTTCTCAAAGTACCCGAATGGCGGGAACGGATTGAGGACAACCCGAACAACAAGCAGCGAATCCTCGACCTGGACCGCGACCAGTTTCTCAAGGTGATGTTGCGTTGGCTCAATGCCTTCGTGCCCAAGCCGGGGCAAACGATCCCCGGGGTCGACGACGAAATGTTCGACCGCATCACGGTTCCCACACTGATCATCCGCGGCGGGGAGAATGACTGGGATCATCCCAAGCGGACGTCGCTGGAGGTCAGCTGCTTGATCAAAGGGTCGAAGCTCATCGACCCGCCCTGGCCAGAAGACGCCTGGGAGCGCGCAGCCGAGGAGCGCGCCACGGGAAAGGTCAAGCATTTCAACATGTTCGACACTTGGGTGCAGGCAGCGCCTGCCATCCTAGAATTCCTGGCAAAGTGA